The Pyrus communis chromosome 5, drPyrComm1.1, whole genome shotgun sequence region AAGAAAAGGAGAATCTTAGGGAACACCCGGAGTCCAAACAGTGAAAAACAAGCTCTTGTCGTGCCTCACTAGGAAGCACCCTATCTCAAATACAAATATTGTCAACATTGTGACCAATGGAATTAATAGCATCTACAAGAAAGTTGACTTCTCTGTAAACATGTTGCCACTGAATAAATCAAACTAAGTCACCAGCCATTTGATTACCTCAATAATTGTTTTGAGCCTTAGAAAAATCTTGCACCGGTCCAGAATCTCATCAATAACAGTCCTGGAGTCACTTCAACCACTACATTCCTGACATTTCTCTGTTTTTCAAAAAGGAGAGCATCCCTAAGAGCAATCCCATCAATAGCAATCCTGGAGTCACTTCAACCACTACATTCCTGACATTTCTCTGTTTTGCAAAAAGGTGAGCATCCCTAAGAGCAATCCCATCAATAACAATCCTGGAGTCACTTCAACCACTACATTCCTGACATTTCTCTGTTTTGCGAAACGGAGGGCATCGCTAAGAGCAAGGGCCTTGACAACGGTGATaccaaaatatatttaattacagTTTATTACTTGATTTTTATACAAGTGATATTACTATTTGAAGTTATATATTAAGAGAGGCGAGAGACCAGGTGAATTGAAGAGGAATACATATTTATTAGAACACTCCATGTGACACTATTTAATTTACAAGCCCAATCGTACATTATTTGTCCTCAAATTTAAATGAAAGCGATCACATATGTTTTAGTCACCAGGtaactaagaccatctccaaattttaaacttaaaatttaaatttgaaggcttacTTGGCACTTTAGCATCTTTTAAACTTTTGACTTTCtaccgatatgtcaaattttaaacataaaataataattcatatgtattttctttgtattgggaatgaaaataaacaaatgGATAATggtttaaaccaataaaaaattaataaaaagaatttaataattaattaaaaaaatttaaaggtgctgtcaaatttggcaATAAGGGGGAAAGATGTCAATCCATGCTATGCCACATCAGATTTGGCTTCTCGGTTGAAAAACATTAATGCTGTCTTTTGTTACCGTTATTGCTGATTTGGatattttgacatctcatttgaaaaTGCTCTAAGAGGTGAACAATTATGACCTAATGTAATGTCAGTGGATGCTTAGTGCTGCACCTCTGGAAACAATAAACCATATAGTGCTTAGTGTTGTACTAgtatttgatttgattgcaggaacatAGTATTCAACAAAGTCAGTCATCCCTACcctaaaaagaaaacaatttcatGTAACAATGGCCATAGTCTGATACAATATTTAGTTGATCGGTTCAGTATATTTCAATAAGGGCATACCAAAGCATGCATGATTACTTAAACCACTAgtttctttttttcccttcatatATACGGCTAAGCACGTACTTAGATGTTAATGGTACAATAATTGCCCCCCTAAATTATATTGGACCATAGTCATTAGGACCTAGTTAAGAAAAACGTTCGTTCGTCGTTAATCTTTTTGAAACTGTATATAGTATATAAGGATAGGGAGCACAATCTCCCTCCTATACAGTCCCGGTACTGCGTGAGGCACATGAGGCAAAATCCTAAGTTTAGCGCCTTTGAATGCGATTATCATTCAGTAATTAAGAACGATTAAGAACGACATGTTTGGACTCGTGACTTCTAATTAAGTACGAAATCCTGAGTTTAACACCTTTGAATACAATTATCATTCATGTTTTCCTGTATACACAATCTGATTGTTTCCTTCAATCCCTGCCATTCAAATTTGATCTCTCAGTTCAATAGGATTTGTCATCTCTCAACGATTCTTCAAATCATCTTAATATATGAATCCCAATTGCACGGAAGCGAGGAATAATTTGTGGGCGTTTTGATTTTGCCTTCAAAATAATGGACTTCCATTGATTAAGTTTAAGTTGAAACGTTTACATCCTCAACTAAAAACTTTTTTTATGGGTACTGAGACTAAAAAACATTAAGAGCCAAATAGTTCCACCATTACATGAATGCAGAGTTGGAAAATTAGCTACTGGTCTCAATTGATTGAGAGCAATTTATATGATTGTGCATAGTAATCTGTGGTAATGATATAATGGTATGTGTTGAAACTTTACACGTATCCTTGTATTATTAACGGAGGAGGATTCTATACCCTCCTAATCTTTCTACCCTTCCATGCCTTCCATTTGTTATGTTTgaaggttccaccataaaaccaattggcaatatggggagtagtccaagaccatataagcacatagcaaaccttgttcCTCAcggatgtgggacaactctcaacatgtccccgcacgtgtggcggattttcaagcctacacgtggacaacaactgggtgacgtggagcgcgtgtggccgtttagcttcacacgaggacaacccgctctgataccatgatgaaattgaggttccaccataaaaacaattagcaatatgggaagtagtctaagaccatataagcacatagcaaactttGTCCCTCatcgatgtgggacaactctcaacaaaaATATAGGCCACGTTTGGTGCCCTGTTCCAAAATTTTAATCCTACCACCCACCAGTTCTATTTTCCACATGTGCTAGCTCTTCCATTTGTTATGTGAAATATGTCCAAATTCTGTACCGATCAATGAGACTAAAACTTTATCCAAGTTTTTCCAACTTTCTCGAACTCCAACAATATCCCACAGTTTTGTATTTGATTCGTGAAGAGTTCATctagaaaattaaaacaataagtTGAATAATGTGGGTTGTGTTTGTACGGGAGAGTTTCGAAAACACAATCCACAAAAAGTatccatttaaattttaaatctaaGACCTCTGTATTTCGCAATATTTAAATTGTAGAACGCGTTTAGTTCTTCGCATTAAGTATTAATGGACAGAGGCTTGGTTCCAGCTTCAATGGTACAGCGCTTTATCCATGTTTGAATCTTGTTCTTCCTGCGCAGTTGAATCATGTCTCACATCTCTCCATCATGGTTCTTTACAAAGGTCAACTCCATCTTCACCTTGTCTTCTCTTTCGACCTTTTTGTACACAAAAGCACTTGCAATTACcccataaacacaaaaatttagTGTGCTCAAAACTGCCAGCACCCAATAGAAGTAATCGAGGTGAGCCCTATTGATATTGTCACCAAGCCATTTGTTTCCATTTCTTGAGGTAATTAACTCCACAGCAGATATAATCCAATTGCTAATGAAGCTGCCAACTCCTACAACACTCATAGACGCTGCCGCTCCCATGCTTCTCATTTGCTCCGGCATTTGATCGTAGAACAATTCTTGAAGTCCAACCGCGGCGAATGCATCTGCGAGGCCAAGAATCAAGTATTGTGGGAGTAACCACCATACCCTCATGGGTATTATTGCTTTAGGTTTATCAATGAGATTGTAGTCTTTTGCAATGTTGAGCCTTTTGGCCTCTACTAGAGCCGACACAACCATGAGGAGTATGGATAGAACGAGCCCAATGCCGATTCTTTGTAGCACACTAATACCCGAGGGGTGTCCCGTATATTTTCGGGCTACTGGGACAAAAACCCTGTCGTAGATTGGAACGGCGATTAGGATTGCAATGCCAACGAGGCCTTGAAGTGATGCCGCAGGAACCTGGAAATGGGGACCAATCGATCGGATGGTTGTGCTACATTGTTTGGTGAAGAAGGTGTGAAGTTGGGCTTGGATTACACCAAACATTAGGCAACTCAACCATATGGGGATGAGTCGAAGGACGAGCTTCACTTCTTCCACTTGATTGAGAGAGCATAGCCTCCATGGGTTTCTAGTTTTCGTTGATGCATCTTGTTCGTCTATGATCATTGCCTTGTCCAAGCATCtgcattattttttgttttcattatgCTACCTATGCTTGTTATGTGTAATTGATTAAAGTATGAATCTCGTATCAGAAAAAATAGAGCCAAGGTACTAGGTGTCTACTTTTACTTTATGACAAACGGGGGAAAGCAGCCAAGGGAAAAAGAATATAATCTATGAATGCAAGTGGACAATATAGAAAGTTCAGTCGATCGGCATCTAGCTAGACGTACACACACGACAAAGGGAAGCAGCTGACCAATACTTTTCAAGTTTGACTTTAGGACACTAGAGGTTCGGACGTCTACGTTTTCTGTTAACCGTCTATGACTATACATCTATATCTTTCTGTATAACCTAAAATTGTTAAGTCATTCGTTACGTCATTATATATGTGTTCGTTTTGCACAAATGAATGACAAAGATGTGATCAATTCTGATCCACTCTTAATCCAATGGAAAGATTCTTTGTATTTCTTATTTACATACCCAATAAAAGATTTTCATTTGTGCTGATCTTTcatatgaattttttatttttattttttgaaaaaaaaaaacaaaaaaaaaatgaacagttTGAATGATGAGAACACATTATAAACATTAAAGAGTAGTACTTTATGCGATATTAAGTTTGTACCTGAGTTGATTAGTACGAGCCAAAACTAGAGGCTGCGACTGACGTTGTAGCATGGCTTCACCCTTCTCATCTCCATGGTAAACTCCCTCGCAATTGAGTGTCTCAATGATATGACATTTCCGAGCTGCTGCAACGATCACTTGTGCCACCGTAGTAAAAGGGCTCCCTGGAGGCCTTTGCTTTCTGTACCTTTTAGTTCCCACCAAGAACGATACTAGtgacaaaaccaaaacccctgCCAATATTCCAAACCCTAATCCCCACCCAACATTATCCTACAAGTGTagtaatttcaattaattagtGTACAGAACTAATTAATTtatcaacaagaaaaaaaaaatctaattacctttttttgtgacattttgatGACTGAACAGGAAAAATGGTAAGATTAGTAATGTTTCATCTTTTGGCAAACGATAAGACAAATATACTAGGAGTTTTTTTACGTAAACCACGCAATTATCTGAATTCACcccacaattttttatttattttgtgaaaTGCAGTTTTATCCTTGAGGAAATACACCCACATCCTCATCACATGACATTTCTCCCCCTCCCAGACAACAACCATCGGCGTCCCTCACATCATCAACGGCGTCCCTCACCAACCTCAAAgccatctttctttctctatcACTCTTGCAAGTGCTTTCAAAACCCATGAGCAAGGAGTTCCTTCAATTTAAAACTTGATTTGCAAGTTCTTTGAATTCAggttcttattttgattcaatttgttcttGATCTTTTAATGGTTGAGAATTTTATGggtccaaaatccaaaaaagagagggagggagagggcgATAATCAGGTTGGTGAGGATCACCGGCGTCGTGGTCGGGGATCGCGGAGGGTGCCTGTAGGGGGAAGGGGGTTTGCTaggttcctttttcttttctttttttctttttttatttacgttttaagggtaaatttggaaatcaaacactt contains the following coding sequences:
- the LOC137733174 gene encoding protein NRT1/ PTR FAMILY 5.4-like gives rise to the protein MNIASTAHGKPSRGGWNAAIFIILVEVAQQFAFYGLASNLIMYLTDVLDQPLATAAKNVNTWLGVSSVFPVVGAFLADSYFGRFKTIVFSVTIYFLGMVLLTLSVSVIPSQSRRAVFFVALYILSVAQGGQKPCVQTFAADQFDENTPEEIKVKSSFFNWWYLGLVFGATSATLGVVYLQDNVGWGLGFGILAGVLVLSLVSFLVGTKRYRKQRPPGSPFTTVAQVIVAAARKCHIIETLNCEGVYHGDEKGEAMLQRQSQPLVLARTNQLRCLDKAMIIDEQDASTKTRNPWRLCSLNQVEEVKLVLRLIPIWLSCLMFGVIQAQLHTFFTKQCSTTIRSIGPHFQVPAASLQGLVGIAILIAVPIYDRVFVPVARKYTGHPSGISVLQRIGIGLVLSILLMVVSALVEAKRLNIAKDYNLIDKPKAIIPMRVWWLLPQYLILGLADAFAAVGLQELFYDQMPEQMRSMGAAASMSVVGVGSFISNWIISAVELITSRNGNKWLGDNINRAHLDYFYWVLAVLSTLNFCVYGVIASAFVYKKVEREDKVKMELTFVKNHDGEM